A single Eleginops maclovinus isolate JMC-PN-2008 ecotype Puerto Natales chromosome 5, JC_Emac_rtc_rv5, whole genome shotgun sequence DNA region contains:
- the LOC134864148 gene encoding protein Hook homolog 2-like encodes MSQRMASNKEAEPFDITKAAQEDIRSEGIKYREEQEEKLILTAWQSMSSALRQHSVCKDYKAQGPAQSFLAKQRQSTQARRALFLRLQPSHPA; translated from the exons ATGTCTCAAAGAATGGCAAGCAACAAGGAGGCCGAACCTTTTGATATCACGAAAGCTGCCCAGGAG GACATTCGGAGTGAGGGTATCAAATACAGagaggaacaagaggagaaacTGATCCTGACCGCCTGGCAAAGCATG TCCTCAGCTCTGCGacagcacagtgtgtgtaaGGACTACAAAGCTCAAGGACCGGCTCAGTCTTTCCTGGCCAAACAGAGACAGTCCACCCAGGCCAGGAGGGCACTCTTCCTCCGGCTGCAGCCCAG